Proteins encoded by one window of Paenibacillus sp. DCT19:
- a CDS encoding protein-glutamate O-methyltransferase CheR, producing MLEQEQQLDPDYAGFIRKIKESTGIDLAQYKEGQMKRRLTTLRNKNGFNTFSIFFDAMQKDKSLFYEFLDRMTINVSEFWRNPNRWEVLRDQILPELVGSKRKAKVWSAACSTGEEPYTLAMILDTMGILKDSSITASDLDEGAIAKAKEGRYMERSLKDVPKETAERYFKQDGLVYRIDEKLKSSVKFVKQNLLLDRFDDGYDLIVCRNVMIYFTEEAKNLLYHKFAASLRPGGVLFVGSTEQIFSPGQYGLETAETFFYRKK from the coding sequence ATGCTGGAGCAGGAACAACAACTAGACCCGGATTATGCCGGATTCATTCGTAAAATCAAAGAGAGCACGGGCATTGACCTTGCTCAATACAAGGAAGGCCAGATGAAAAGACGGCTGACCACACTTCGCAACAAAAATGGATTTAATACATTTTCTATTTTTTTTGATGCTATGCAAAAGGATAAGTCCCTATTCTATGAATTTTTGGATCGTATGACGATCAACGTATCTGAATTCTGGCGTAATCCGAACCGCTGGGAAGTCCTTCGGGATCAGATATTACCTGAACTGGTCGGTTCCAAGCGTAAAGCGAAGGTATGGAGTGCGGCTTGTTCAACAGGTGAAGAACCGTATACGTTAGCTATGATTCTGGATACAATGGGGATTCTCAAGGATAGCTCGATTACAGCAAGTGATTTGGACGAAGGAGCAATAGCCAAAGCCAAAGAAGGTCGTTATATGGAGCGTTCTCTTAAAGATGTACCTAAGGAAACGGCTGAGCGTTACTTCAAGCAAGATGGCTTGGTGTACCGAATTGATGAGAAGCTCAAAAGTTCGGTTAAGTTTGTGAAGCAAAATCTGTTGTTGGACCGTTTCGATGACGGGTACGATCTGATTGTATGCCGGAACGTAATGATCTATTTTACCGAGGAAGCTAAAAACCTGTTGTACCACAAGTTTGCAGCAAGTTTGCGACCAGGCGGTGTTTTGTTCGTGGGCAGCACGGAGCAGATTTTCTCTCCTGGACAGTATGGCTTGGAGACAGCAGAGACGTTCTTTTATCGCAAAAAATAA
- the aroC gene encoding chorismate synthase, which produces MSLRYLTAGETHGPQLTAIIEGLPSNLNIDFEELNFQLHRRQKGYGRGRRMQIEKDQATFVGGIRHGYTTGAPVALVVENNDWKHWQKIMNIEPIEGSDEEKRRVHRPRPGHADLNGGLKYNLKDLRNVLERSSARETTVRVACGAIARQFLAEFGIKVAGRVLRIGEIEAPYRDLPIDELIEVTEASSVRVTDAETEKKMEAYIDQIKQEGDSIGGIVECIVEGVPIGLGSHVQYDRKLDARIAQGVMSINAFKGVEIGIGFEAGTIRGSQVHDEIMHTDERGYHRATNRLGGFEGGMTNGMPVVVRGVMKPIPTLYKPLQSVDIDTKEAFSAQVERSDACAVPAASVVMEHVVAWEIAKAFLEKFGGDSMEEIRANVASYQAQLENY; this is translated from the coding sequence ATGAGTTTACGTTATTTGACCGCAGGGGAAACGCACGGACCCCAATTGACAGCTATTATTGAAGGATTACCGAGCAATCTGAATATTGACTTTGAAGAACTGAACTTCCAGCTTCACCGCCGCCAAAAAGGGTATGGTCGTGGACGCCGGATGCAAATTGAGAAGGATCAGGCAACATTTGTTGGTGGAATTCGCCATGGATATACGACAGGAGCACCTGTAGCACTTGTTGTTGAAAATAATGACTGGAAGCACTGGCAGAAGATTATGAACATTGAGCCAATCGAAGGCAGTGACGAAGAGAAGCGTCGTGTTCATCGTCCACGTCCCGGACATGCTGATCTTAACGGTGGACTCAAATATAATCTGAAGGACTTGCGTAACGTACTGGAGCGCTCTAGTGCACGTGAGACTACAGTCCGTGTAGCATGTGGTGCAATTGCAAGACAATTCCTTGCAGAATTCGGAATCAAAGTTGCTGGACGTGTCCTACGTATTGGAGAGATTGAGGCTCCGTATCGCGATCTGCCAATTGATGAATTGATCGAGGTAACAGAAGCTTCGTCAGTACGTGTAACGGATGCAGAGACTGAGAAGAAGATGGAAGCATACATTGATCAGATCAAACAAGAAGGCGACTCGATCGGCGGTATTGTTGAATGTATCGTTGAAGGTGTACCTATTGGTCTGGGTAGTCATGTACAGTATGACCGCAAATTGGATGCTCGAATTGCTCAAGGTGTAATGTCCATCAATGCCTTTAAAGGGGTAGAGATTGGTATCGGATTCGAAGCTGGTACGATTCGCGGATCCCAAGTGCATGATGAGATTATGCATACAGATGAACGTGGCTATCATCGTGCAACGAATCGTTTGGGTGGATTCGAAGGTGGTATGACTAACGGTATGCCTGTTGTTGTAAGAGGCGTAATGAAGCCAATTCCAACCCTTTATAAGCCGCTTCAGAGCGTGGATATCGATACCAAGGAAGCTTTTTCGGCTCAAGTTGAGCGTTCCGACGCATGTGCAGTTCCGGCAGCGAGTGTTGTTATGGAGCATGTGGTTGCATGGGAGATCGCAAAAGCGTTCCTAGAGAAGTTCGGTGGAGACTCCATGGAGGAAATCCGCGCGAACGTTGCAAGCTACCAGGCTCAATTGGAGAACTACTAA
- a CDS encoding polyprenyl synthetase family protein, with product MKLLDIFGLLKKDMDYIEKELYRSVQGEQKLLSETSLHLLKAGGKRLRPVFVLLGGKYGTYDIERLKLIAVPLELIHSASLVHDDVIDNAATRRGKPTVKSKWDNRIAMYTGDYIYGKALQMTAGLSDPAIHRILAKAMVQMSIGEMEQIRDFFNTGQSVRNYLLRIRRKTALLIAVSCQLGALATRAPKEVSSLLYTYGYNVGMAFQIQDDVLDLIGTEKQLGKPPGSDMKQGNITLPVLYALQEQQLREPLLEEIARVQHEDGRASASDAIGMIRQSQGIAKAEALADRYMKKALDALDQLPNIKTSKNLRDIAHFVVKRTH from the coding sequence ATGAAACTATTAGATATTTTCGGGTTGTTAAAAAAAGATATGGATTACATTGAAAAAGAGTTATATCGCAGTGTTCAAGGGGAACAAAAGTTGCTGAGTGAAACTTCACTTCACTTGCTCAAAGCTGGTGGGAAACGTTTACGCCCAGTATTTGTGCTGCTTGGTGGGAAATACGGTACATATGATATTGAGCGACTGAAGCTCATTGCGGTTCCGCTCGAATTGATACATTCAGCCTCCCTTGTGCATGATGATGTCATTGATAATGCGGCAACACGTAGGGGCAAGCCAACAGTGAAATCCAAGTGGGATAATCGGATTGCTATGTACACCGGGGATTATATTTACGGGAAAGCGCTGCAAATGACAGCTGGCTTATCTGATCCGGCAATTCATCGTATTCTGGCGAAGGCGATGGTGCAGATGTCCATTGGCGAGATGGAGCAGATTCGCGACTTTTTTAACACAGGACAAAGTGTGCGTAATTATCTCCTTCGTATTCGGCGTAAAACGGCGTTGCTGATTGCAGTAAGTTGTCAATTGGGAGCTTTAGCGACTCGTGCGCCTAAGGAAGTATCCTCTCTGCTGTATACCTACGGATACAATGTGGGCATGGCGTTTCAGATTCAGGATGATGTATTGGATCTGATCGGAACAGAGAAGCAACTGGGCAAGCCTCCGGGCAGTGATATGAAGCAGGGAAACATTACGTTGCCCGTGCTCTATGCATTACAAGAACAGCAGTTACGTGAACCGCTACTAGAAGAAATTGCTCGTGTACAGCATGAGGACGGACGTGCAAGCGCATCAGATGCCATTGGAATGATTCGCCAAAGTCAAGGAATCGCTAAAGCTGAAGCACTCGCTGACCGATATATGAAGAAAGCGCTCGATGCTCTGGATCAACTACCTAACATCAAGACCAGCAAAAATTTGCGTGATATTGCTCATTTTGTAGTTAAACGTACTCATTAA
- the aroB gene encoding 3-dehydroquinate synthase: MRQLTVQLEERSYPILIGSGLLAQAPQFFEQYGLTKKSPLLIITDENVAPKYLSALEQTLSTAGFTVVSAVVPAGETSKSLSVYQDMMTAAIEGKLDRSSAIIALGGGVVGDLAGFVAATYMRGIKFVQVPTTILAHDSSVGGKVAVNHPLAKNMIGAFHQPELVLYDVDTLQSLPPRDVSAGLSEMLKHGLIRDEAFAHWCEEHAEQLLALDPEALGYGLERGCGIKAEIVSRDERENGERALLNLGHTIGHAIEAIAGYGEFLHGEAISIGMAGSALLGEKLGAPAGLYDDTVRMLRALRLPVTLPSHLGTDALMEAMMHDKKFREGHMVFIIPDRIGAARIVKDVPVSVVIEVIELLKKGD, from the coding sequence ATGCGCCAGTTAACAGTTCAATTAGAGGAAAGATCATACCCGATTCTGATTGGTTCTGGTTTATTGGCACAAGCACCCCAATTTTTTGAGCAATATGGTTTAACGAAGAAAAGCCCGCTACTGATTATTACGGATGAAAATGTGGCTCCTAAATATTTGTCCGCGCTTGAACAAACGCTGAGCACGGCTGGATTTACAGTTGTCTCGGCCGTTGTTCCTGCTGGTGAGACCTCGAAGTCATTATCCGTTTATCAAGATATGATGACAGCTGCAATTGAAGGCAAGCTAGATCGAAGCTCAGCCATTATTGCTCTGGGCGGTGGCGTGGTAGGAGATCTGGCTGGATTCGTTGCAGCTACATACATGCGTGGAATCAAATTCGTTCAAGTCCCTACAACGATCCTGGCTCATGACAGCAGTGTGGGCGGTAAAGTGGCTGTCAATCATCCACTTGCCAAAAATATGATCGGTGCATTCCATCAGCCGGAGCTTGTACTCTACGATGTGGATACACTGCAATCGTTGCCACCTCGTGATGTATCTGCTGGTTTATCGGAGATGCTGAAACATGGCTTGATTCGTGACGAAGCGTTTGCGCATTGGTGTGAAGAGCATGCAGAGCAGCTACTTGCTCTTGATCCAGAGGCACTTGGCTATGGACTTGAGCGTGGGTGCGGAATTAAGGCAGAGATTGTATCTAGAGATGAACGCGAAAATGGAGAACGAGCGCTGCTAAACCTGGGTCATACGATTGGTCATGCTATTGAAGCAATTGCCGGATACGGCGAATTCCTACATGGTGAAGCAATCTCGATCGGTATGGCTGGCTCAGCATTGCTTGGAGAGAAGCTGGGAGCCCCAGCTGGGCTGTATGATGATACAGTTCGTATGCTCCGTGCCTTGCGCCTTCCGGTAACATTACCGAGTCATCTAGGTACAGATGCATTAATGGAAGCGATGATGCATGACAAGAAGTTCCGTGAAGGACATATGGTCTTCATTATTCCTGATCGCATTGGCGCAGCTCGAATTGTAAAAGACGTGCCTGTGTCAGTTGTCATCGAAGTGATTGAATTGCTTAAGAAGGGAGATTAA
- a CDS encoding UbiX family flavin prenyltransferase, producing MQQPDNKRLVVGITGASGSIYGIRLIETLLDLNYTVHLVISNAGWRVLREEMDWDITSRDAVLEEKFGGHSGSLIYHPVSDIGASIASGSYLADGMIIMPCSMGTLSSIAQGSSDNLMSRAADVMMKEARPLILVPRETPLHAIHLENMLKLSRLGVRMIPAMPAFYYKPQSMEELIMFLVGKVLDNLRIPHQLFKRWGEPDERG from the coding sequence ATGCAGCAGCCGGACAATAAACGCCTCGTCGTTGGTATAACTGGAGCCAGTGGAAGCATTTATGGCATTAGGCTGATTGAAACGTTACTTGATCTGAACTACACCGTACATCTCGTGATTTCTAATGCGGGCTGGCGTGTATTAAGAGAGGAAATGGACTGGGATATTACGAGCCGTGACGCTGTGCTTGAAGAAAAATTCGGCGGTCATTCCGGCTCACTTATCTACCATCCCGTTAGTGATATTGGAGCATCCATTGCAAGTGGATCATATCTTGCTGATGGTATGATCATCATGCCTTGCTCTATGGGAACTCTCTCATCCATTGCGCAAGGTTCATCTGACAATCTGATGTCTCGCGCAGCCGATGTGATGATGAAGGAAGCGAGACCGTTAATTCTCGTTCCACGAGAGACGCCGCTGCATGCAATCCATTTGGAGAACATGTTGAAGCTCTCCAGACTAGGTGTACGCATGATTCCGGCGATGCCGGCATTTTATTACAAACCTCAAAGTATGGAAGAGTTGATTATGTTTTTGGTAGGCAAAGTGCTGGATAATTTGCGCATACCGCATCAGCTCTTCAAGCGATGGGGAGAACCGGATGAACGGGGTTAA
- a CDS encoding UbiA-like polyprenyltransferase, translated as MFRKIRIFLEMIKIEHTLFALPFAFMGAILGSMLVNGTFPSWMQIFWVLLAMVGARSAAFGLNRIIDQAIDGKNPRTAMRAIPAGLLKNGEVVIFIIVSFILLFWASSNLNVLSMQLLPIAVFMLVLYSYTKRFTWLCHIVLGMTIGLAPLGGWVAVTGSMDWTAIVLYVTIVFWTAGFDIIYACQDLEFDQGEGLHSIPSRFGLIKSLKIAKFFHIITAIGFLALLLMTDLSWWYGAGMLITYGILFYEHYIVSPNDMSRVQTAFFTMNSVLSLVVFTFTLIDLAVK; from the coding sequence ATGTTTAGGAAAATTCGTATCTTTTTAGAAATGATCAAGATTGAACACACGCTTTTTGCATTACCTTTTGCTTTTATGGGAGCTATTCTCGGTTCCATGTTAGTCAACGGCACGTTTCCATCCTGGATGCAAATCTTCTGGGTATTACTCGCTATGGTAGGTGCGCGAAGTGCAGCATTTGGTCTCAATCGTATTATTGACCAAGCCATTGACGGTAAGAACCCACGTACGGCAATGCGAGCTATTCCTGCTGGATTGCTGAAGAACGGCGAAGTAGTTATTTTCATTATCGTATCGTTTATATTGTTATTCTGGGCATCATCCAATCTTAATGTGTTATCCATGCAATTGTTGCCTATTGCTGTGTTTATGCTAGTACTGTATTCATATACCAAACGTTTCACCTGGTTATGTCATATCGTGCTTGGTATGACGATTGGTTTGGCTCCACTTGGGGGCTGGGTCGCGGTTACGGGTTCGATGGATTGGACAGCGATTGTACTCTACGTTACGATTGTATTCTGGACAGCGGGCTTCGATATCATCTATGCATGTCAAGATTTGGAGTTTGATCAGGGAGAGGGCTTGCATTCCATTCCTTCTCGCTTTGGATTGATTAAGTCACTGAAGATCGCAAAATTCTTCCATATCATTACGGCGATTGGTTTCTTAGCACTTTTGTTAATGACTGATCTTAGCTGGTGGTATGGTGCCGGTATGTTGATTACGTACGGTATTCTATTCTATGAGCATTACATTGTTTCACCTAATGACATGAGCCGAGTTCAAACGGCATTCTTTACGATGAATAGTGTGCTAAGTCTTGTAGTGTTTACGTTCACTTTGATTGATCTGGCGGTGAAGTAA
- the ndk gene encoding nucleoside-diphosphate kinase, with product MDRTFLMVKPDGVQRGLIGRIVSRLEDKGFKMVAGKLVQMTEDQAKRHYAEHEGKPFFDELVGFITSGPVFAMVWEGDDIVALARIVIGKTNVKEAAPGTIRGDFASHTPHNLIHGADSPESATREAANFFGSEELVTYDKSIAAWL from the coding sequence ATGGATCGTACATTTTTGATGGTGAAGCCTGATGGTGTGCAGCGTGGTTTGATAGGGCGTATCGTTAGCCGTCTGGAAGACAAAGGGTTTAAAATGGTTGCGGGCAAGCTGGTTCAGATGACTGAGGATCAGGCTAAGCGGCATTATGCCGAGCATGAAGGCAAGCCGTTCTTCGATGAATTAGTAGGATTTATTACATCTGGGCCTGTATTTGCGATGGTTTGGGAAGGTGACGATATCGTGGCATTAGCGCGGATCGTAATCGGCAAGACCAATGTAAAGGAAGCAGCTCCAGGTACTATTCGTGGAGATTTTGCTAGTCACACACCGCATAACCTAATTCATGGGGCAGATTCGCCGGAAAGTGCTACCCGTGAAGCAGCAAACTTCTTTGGTTCTGAGGAATTGGTAACGTACGACAAGAGCATCGCAGCCTGGTTGTAA